The following are encoded in a window of Cucurbita pepo subsp. pepo cultivar mu-cu-16 chromosome LG12, ASM280686v2, whole genome shotgun sequence genomic DNA:
- the LOC111806489 gene encoding protein TIFY 9-like isoform X1 encodes MARATVELDFFGLEKKASSRSQFHNLLHRKRSFRGIHSAISKINPELLKSVIGSASIALPPTPKDANHNLLSPLPLYNPLFRPTSESLQHTSPMTIFYNGTVAVFDVPRDKAESILKLVAEGKAEANPTVAIPSNDRQQQLLASLDGADLPIARKKSLQRFLEKRKERLTTASPYAFPCPHLT; translated from the exons ATGGCTAGGGCTACTGTCGAGCTTGATTTCTTCGGCCTCGAGAAGAAGGCCTCCTCCAGGTCTCAGTTCCACAACCTTCTTCACCGCAAGAGAAGCTTTCGAG GCATTCACAGCGCCATTTCCAAGATCAACCCCGAGCTTCTCAAATCTGTCATTGGATCTGCCTCCATTGCTCTGCCTCCCACTCCCAAGGACGCCAACCACAACCTTCTCTCGCCTTTGCCTCTCTATAACCCTCTCTTCAG GCCGACTTCTGAATCTCTTCAACATACATCTCCGATGACTATCTTCTACAACGGAACCGTCGCCGTTTTTGACGTTCCTCGTGATAAG GCCGAGAGCATTCTGAAACTCGTTGCGGAAGGAAAAGCTGAAGCGAATCCTACGGTTGCAATCCCATCCAACGACCGCCAGCAACAGTTGCTTGCATCTCTTGACGGAG CAGATCTTCCAATTGCAAGGAAGAAGTCGCTTCAGAGATTCTTGGAGAAGCGTAAGGAGAG
- the LOC111806489 gene encoding protein TIFY 9-like isoform X2 yields MARATVELDFFGLEKKASSRSQFHNLLHRKRSFRGIHSAISKINPELLKSVIGSASIALPPTPKDANHNLLSPLPLYNPLFRPTSESLQHTSPMTIFYNGTVAVFDVPRDKAESILKLVAEGKAEANPTVAIPSNDRQQQLLASLDGDLPIARKKSLQRFLEKRKERLTTASPYAFPCPHLT; encoded by the exons ATGGCTAGGGCTACTGTCGAGCTTGATTTCTTCGGCCTCGAGAAGAAGGCCTCCTCCAGGTCTCAGTTCCACAACCTTCTTCACCGCAAGAGAAGCTTTCGAG GCATTCACAGCGCCATTTCCAAGATCAACCCCGAGCTTCTCAAATCTGTCATTGGATCTGCCTCCATTGCTCTGCCTCCCACTCCCAAGGACGCCAACCACAACCTTCTCTCGCCTTTGCCTCTCTATAACCCTCTCTTCAG GCCGACTTCTGAATCTCTTCAACATACATCTCCGATGACTATCTTCTACAACGGAACCGTCGCCGTTTTTGACGTTCCTCGTGATAAG GCCGAGAGCATTCTGAAACTCGTTGCGGAAGGAAAAGCTGAAGCGAATCCTACGGTTGCAATCCCATCCAACGACCGCCAGCAACAGTTGCTTGCATCTCTTGACGGAG ATCTTCCAATTGCAAGGAAGAAGTCGCTTCAGAGATTCTTGGAGAAGCGTAAGGAGAG